The following proteins are encoded in a genomic region of Actinomadura sp. NAK00032:
- a CDS encoding helix-turn-helix domain-containing protein, protein MALGKDYAAQDCSLARALEVVGERWTLLIVRDAFYGVRRFSDFLVHLDIPRAVLSARLQALVEAGVLAKDDHDYVLTEAGRELWPVVHTLARWAEDHLSAEACRVFLHAGCGTRIGPDGMCAACGRPVRPEELEIHAGPGLRRRTDPVSLVLRSPHRMLDPIRT, encoded by the coding sequence ATGGCACTCGGCAAGGACTACGCGGCGCAGGACTGCTCGCTGGCCCGCGCGCTGGAGGTCGTGGGGGAGCGCTGGACGCTGCTGATCGTCCGGGACGCCTTCTACGGCGTGCGCCGGTTCAGCGACTTCCTCGTCCACCTCGACATCCCGCGCGCCGTGCTGTCGGCGCGCCTCCAGGCGCTCGTGGAGGCCGGCGTCCTCGCCAAGGACGACCACGACTACGTCCTCACCGAGGCGGGCAGGGAGCTGTGGCCGGTCGTCCACACGCTCGCCCGCTGGGCCGAGGACCACCTGTCCGCCGAGGCGTGCCGGGTCTTCCTGCACGCCGGCTGCGGCACCCGGATCGGGCCGGACGGGATGTGCGCCGCCTGCGGGCGGCCGGTCCGGCCCGAGGAGCTGGAGATCCACGCCGGCCCCGGCCTCCGGCGCCGCACCGATCCGGTCAGCCTGGTCCTGCGCTCGCCGCACCGGATGCTCGACCCGATCCGCACCTGA
- a CDS encoding MFS transporter, with protein MTTLAAPRAARRASGPPAALALPAAATLLALMNYCAPAATLADTARGLHAGATAQIWLMSSISLGLSAALLAAGGLADDHGRKRTFVAGAAALAASSVACALAPNALVFVAGRIAQGAASAALLVTGLGIIGASFGQGPRRARATGMWGAMVGLGIALGPIGAAGLTVLGGWRLWYWATVAASVLLAVAAARALEESRAERPRGVDVPGLATMSLGIAALTAAITWGRTGWTAPGVLALLAAAAVLLAAFVLVEARRREPLVDLALFRRPAFLLSVTGALVTGLAVIGVMTYLATMMTLVMGLSPVEAALVLAIWSALSFAVALQAHRLPARLPVRRLLAGGFALAAVGEFAMAGLAPDGHWWRLAPGLAVAGVASGLTNAMLARLAVESVPADRASMGAGANNTARYIGASLGVAVVGAVATGSGHDPAALAHGTNTAMVVSAVAALAYAALALVIRDRRPAPGPLSPVPR; from the coding sequence ATGACGACCCTGGCCGCACCGCGCGCGGCGCGCCGCGCGTCCGGCCCGCCCGCCGCGCTGGCGCTGCCGGCCGCCGCGACCCTGCTGGCACTGATGAACTACTGCGCGCCGGCGGCGACGCTCGCCGACACCGCCCGCGGCCTGCACGCCGGCGCGACCGCGCAGATCTGGCTGATGAGCTCGATCAGCCTCGGGCTGTCTGCGGCGCTGCTCGCCGCCGGCGGCCTCGCCGACGACCACGGCCGCAAGCGGACGTTCGTCGCCGGCGCGGCGGCGCTCGCCGCCTCCAGCGTGGCGTGCGCGCTCGCCCCGAACGCCCTGGTGTTCGTCGCGGGAAGGATCGCGCAGGGCGCCGCCAGCGCCGCGCTGCTGGTGACCGGGCTCGGCATCATCGGCGCCTCGTTCGGGCAGGGGCCGCGCCGGGCGCGGGCCACCGGCATGTGGGGCGCGATGGTCGGGCTCGGCATCGCGCTCGGCCCGATAGGCGCGGCCGGGCTGACCGTGCTCGGCGGCTGGCGGCTCTGGTACTGGGCGACGGTCGCCGCCTCCGTGCTGCTCGCCGTCGCGGCGGCGCGCGCGCTGGAGGAGTCTCGGGCCGAGCGGCCGCGCGGCGTGGACGTCCCCGGCCTCGCCACCATGAGCCTCGGCATCGCGGCGCTGACCGCCGCGATCACCTGGGGCCGCACCGGCTGGACGGCGCCGGGCGTGCTCGCGCTGCTCGCCGCGGCGGCCGTCCTGCTCGCCGCGTTCGTGCTGGTCGAGGCGCGGCGCCGGGAACCGCTGGTCGACCTGGCGCTGTTCCGGCGGCCCGCGTTCCTGCTGTCGGTGACCGGCGCGCTCGTCACCGGGCTCGCGGTGATCGGCGTCATGACCTACCTGGCGACGATGATGACCCTGGTGATGGGCCTGTCACCGGTCGAAGCGGCGCTCGTCCTCGCGATCTGGTCCGCGCTGTCGTTCGCCGTCGCGCTGCAGGCGCACCGGCTCCCGGCGCGGCTGCCCGTCCGGCGGCTGCTGGCCGGCGGGTTCGCGCTCGCCGCCGTCGGCGAGTTCGCGATGGCCGGCCTCGCCCCGGACGGGCACTGGTGGCGCCTCGCCCCCGGCCTCGCGGTCGCCGGCGTCGCGAGCGGCCTCACCAACGCGATGCTCGCCCGGCTCGCCGTGGAGAGCGTCCCCGCCGACCGGGCCAGCATGGGCGCCGGCGCCAACAACACCGCCCGCTACATCGGGGCGTCGCTGGGCGTGGCGGTCGTCGGGGCCGTCGCGACCGGCTCCGGGCACGACCCGGCCGCGCTGGCGCACGGCACCAACACCGCCATGGTCGTCTCCGCGGTCGCCGCGCTCGCCTACGCCGCCCTCGCCCTGGTCATCCGCGACCGCCGCCCCGCCCCCGGCCCGCTCAGCCCAGTTCCTCGATGA
- a CDS encoding VWA domain-containing protein has product MASLVDRHTGFVAELRRAGLPVSVAEGLDAVRAMQAIDLLDRESLRAAYAATVVKRPQHRPTFDTLFDLWFPAAVGDGAAAPPRRRERTLNADGRPVPPALDPLVQARRDELAELLLSGDDAGLRQFARTAVAEYGRTPGQESWFSSGVLNALSPDTLMARLLNAVLGGQERGGMAERVARRTFRDRVTRFQDLVGAEVRRRIAEDTGVERTARITVRPPLERLDFAGASRAEMAALRREVQPLARRLAARLVRRQRHGRRGRLDFRRTVRASLASGGVPLTTHHRPPRPHRPELVVLCDASDSVSAFAHFTLLLTFALREQFSKVRAFAFIDTTDEITKYFAPGSDVVDAMARLAAEADLVWITGRSNYGHAIKVFDERYGDAVTSKTALLILGDARSNYGELSLPVLESLAGRARHAYWLNPEPRGRWDTGDSAASRYGELVPMFECRNLTQLAAFIEELG; this is encoded by the coding sequence ATGGCATCGCTCGTCGACCGGCACACCGGGTTCGTCGCGGAGCTGCGCCGGGCCGGGCTGCCGGTGTCGGTCGCCGAGGGCCTGGACGCGGTCCGCGCCATGCAGGCGATCGACCTGCTCGACCGGGAGTCGCTGCGCGCCGCCTACGCCGCGACGGTCGTCAAGCGGCCCCAGCACCGCCCGACGTTCGACACGCTCTTCGACCTGTGGTTCCCGGCGGCGGTCGGGGACGGCGCGGCGGCGCCGCCGCGGCGCCGGGAGCGGACGCTGAACGCCGACGGGCGGCCCGTGCCGCCCGCGCTCGACCCGCTGGTGCAGGCGCGCCGGGACGAGCTGGCGGAGCTGCTGCTGTCCGGCGACGACGCGGGGCTGCGGCAGTTCGCCCGGACGGCCGTCGCCGAGTACGGGCGGACGCCGGGGCAGGAGTCGTGGTTCTCCTCCGGCGTCCTGAACGCGCTGTCGCCGGACACGCTGATGGCGCGGCTGCTGAACGCCGTCCTCGGCGGCCAGGAGCGGGGCGGGATGGCCGAGCGGGTCGCGCGCCGGACGTTCCGCGACCGCGTCACCCGGTTCCAGGACCTCGTCGGCGCGGAGGTGCGCCGCCGCATCGCCGAGGACACCGGCGTCGAGCGCACCGCCCGGATCACCGTCCGGCCGCCGCTGGAGCGGCTCGACTTCGCCGGCGCGAGCCGCGCCGAGATGGCGGCGCTGCGCCGCGAGGTGCAGCCGCTGGCCCGCCGGCTGGCGGCCCGGCTGGTGCGGCGGCAGCGGCACGGCAGGCGCGGGCGGCTGGACTTCCGCCGGACGGTCCGCGCGTCCCTGGCCAGCGGGGGAGTGCCGCTCACCACCCACCACCGGCCGCCGCGCCCGCACCGGCCCGAGCTGGTGGTGCTGTGCGACGCCAGCGACTCGGTGTCGGCGTTCGCGCACTTCACGCTGCTGCTGACGTTCGCGCTGCGCGAGCAGTTCAGCAAGGTCCGCGCGTTCGCGTTCATCGACACCACCGACGAGATCACCAAGTACTTCGCGCCGGGCAGCGACGTCGTGGACGCGATGGCCCGGCTCGCCGCCGAGGCCGACCTCGTCTGGATCACCGGCCGCTCCAACTACGGCCACGCCATCAAGGTGTTCGACGAGCGGTACGGCGACGCCGTCACGTCCAAGACGGCGCTGCTGATCCTCGGCGACGCGCGCTCCAACTACGGGGAGCTGTCGCTGCCGGTCCTGGAGTCGCTGGCCGGCCGGGCCCGGCACGCGTACTGGCTCAACCCCGAGCCGCGCGGCCGGTGGGACACCGGCGACTCCGCCGCGTCCCGCTACGGCGAGCTGGTGCCGATGTTCGAGTGCCGCAACCTGACCCAGCTCGCAGCGTTCATCGAGGAACTGGGCTGA
- a CDS encoding MoxR family ATPase codes for MTDAMFSSPADVEGRLAEAGYLADEAIATTVYLAQALGKPLLVEGPAGVGKTELAKVVAASTGAELIRLQCYEGLDEARALYEFNYKKQLLAIQAAPADRAWQETHDDIFSEEFLLERPLLAAIRRTGPTVLLIDEADKADVEVEGMLLEVLSDFQVTIPELGTVGAVRRPFVLITSNAARELSEALKRRCLYLHLDYPSAERERDIVLAQVPGIEAELAEQLVRTVGTLRDLEIKKAPSIAETVDWARTLLALGLDELDEAAVARTLGVVLKHVSDQRRAATELGLRG; via the coding sequence ATGACCGACGCGATGTTCTCCTCGCCCGCCGACGTCGAGGGCAGGCTGGCCGAGGCCGGCTACCTCGCGGACGAGGCGATCGCCACCACCGTGTACCTCGCGCAGGCGCTCGGCAAGCCGCTGCTCGTCGAGGGCCCCGCCGGGGTCGGCAAGACCGAGCTGGCGAAGGTCGTCGCGGCCTCGACCGGCGCGGAGCTGATCCGGCTGCAGTGCTACGAGGGGCTGGACGAGGCCCGCGCGCTGTACGAGTTCAACTACAAGAAGCAGCTCCTCGCCATCCAGGCGGCGCCCGCCGACCGGGCCTGGCAGGAGACCCACGACGACATCTTCTCCGAGGAGTTCCTGCTGGAGCGGCCGCTGCTGGCGGCGATCCGGCGCACCGGCCCGACCGTCCTGCTGATCGACGAGGCGGACAAGGCCGACGTCGAGGTGGAGGGCATGCTGCTGGAGGTCCTGTCGGACTTCCAGGTCACGATCCCCGAGCTCGGCACGGTCGGCGCGGTGCGGCGCCCGTTCGTGCTCATCACCTCCAACGCGGCGCGGGAGCTGTCGGAGGCGCTCAAGCGCCGCTGCCTCTACCTGCACCTGGACTACCCGTCGGCCGAGCGGGAGCGCGACATCGTGCTCGCGCAGGTGCCGGGGATCGAGGCGGAGCTGGCCGAGCAGCTCGTCCGCACGGTCGGGACGCTGCGCGACCTGGAGATCAAGAAGGCGCCGTCGATCGCCGAGACCGTCGACTGGGCGCGCACGCTGCTCGCCCTCGGCCTGGACGAGCTGGACGAGGCCGCCGTCGCGCGGACCCTCGGGGTCGTCCTCAAGCACGTCTCCGACCAGCGGCGCGCCGCGACGGAGCTGGGGCTGCGGGGCTGA
- a CDS encoding acyl-CoA dehydrogenase, with protein sequence MAIGLTEEHEALAESVRGFAERNIPATAVRAVLDADEETRPGFWPALAEQGLLGLHLDEEHGGQGYGLLELSVVLEELGRAAAPGPFLPTVLASAVIDASSNAKLRAELLPALADGSKTAAVALDGALTGRSEKGSLVVSGTSGTVLGAALADVVVLPVAADDGEQWVAVDAADLAVTPVASLDRVRRVAAVEASGVAVAADRVLDGLTAGRVADLAAALFGAEAAGLAGWLVETAAEYAKVREQFGRPIGQFQGVKHKAARSLIALEQARAAAWDAARALDEGTEEAGFAAAVSAVIALDAGVQTARDAIQILGGIGFTWEHDAHVYLRRALTLRALLGPSKGWAAKVAELALGGGRREVVLELDEDAQPLRERVRAEIAELAAIEDKDALAARMGDEGWTVPHFPKPWGREAGPVEQILIQQELKAAKVKAPNLGIGAWLVPSLVRYGSDEQKERFLRPTLQGKIVWCQLFSEPGAGSDLASLSMKAERVEGGWKLTGQKIWTSLAQHAQWGFCIARTDVDAPKHDGITYFLVDMKAAGVDVRPLRELTGDALFNEVFLDGVFVPDEQVVGEVDRGWQVARNTLSNERVSLSTGGGLGMGVPELLRFFANREPDAVAAAEVGRLVAQGQSIDLLGLRTTLKQLNGVEPGAEASVRKLLGVQFNQDVADYCWAAQGTAAATEVPMAESGIVGRAMLFSRAMTIYGGTTEVQLNIIGERILGLPRDAEPGR encoded by the coding sequence ATGGCCATCGGGCTGACCGAGGAGCACGAGGCGCTCGCCGAATCGGTGCGCGGCTTCGCCGAGCGCAACATCCCGGCGACGGCCGTCCGGGCCGTGCTGGACGCCGACGAGGAGACCAGGCCGGGCTTCTGGCCCGCCCTGGCGGAGCAGGGCCTGCTGGGCCTGCACCTGGACGAGGAGCACGGCGGGCAGGGCTACGGCCTGCTGGAGCTGTCGGTCGTGCTGGAGGAACTGGGCCGCGCCGCCGCGCCCGGCCCGTTCCTGCCGACCGTCCTCGCCAGCGCCGTCATCGACGCCTCCAGCAACGCCAAGCTGCGCGCGGAGCTGCTGCCCGCGCTGGCCGACGGGTCCAAGACGGCCGCGGTCGCGCTGGACGGCGCGCTGACGGGCCGCAGCGAGAAGGGCTCCCTCGTGGTGTCCGGCACGTCCGGCACGGTGCTCGGCGCCGCGCTCGCCGACGTCGTCGTGCTGCCGGTCGCGGCCGACGACGGGGAGCAGTGGGTCGCGGTGGACGCCGCCGACCTCGCCGTCACCCCGGTCGCGAGCCTGGACCGGGTCCGCCGCGTCGCCGCCGTCGAGGCGTCCGGGGTGGCCGTCGCCGCCGACCGCGTCCTGGACGGCCTCACCGCCGGCCGGGTCGCCGACCTCGCCGCCGCGCTGTTCGGCGCGGAGGCGGCCGGCCTCGCCGGGTGGCTGGTGGAGACCGCCGCCGAGTACGCCAAGGTCCGCGAGCAGTTCGGCCGCCCGATCGGGCAGTTCCAGGGCGTCAAGCACAAGGCCGCCCGCAGCCTGATCGCGCTGGAGCAGGCCCGCGCCGCCGCCTGGGACGCCGCCCGCGCGCTGGACGAGGGCACCGAGGAAGCCGGGTTCGCCGCCGCGGTCTCCGCGGTGATCGCGCTCGACGCCGGCGTGCAGACCGCCCGCGACGCCATCCAGATCCTCGGCGGCATCGGGTTCACCTGGGAGCACGACGCGCACGTCTACCTGCGCCGCGCGCTCACCCTGCGGGCGCTGCTCGGCCCGTCCAAGGGCTGGGCCGCCAAGGTCGCGGAGCTGGCGCTGGGCGGCGGCCGCCGCGAGGTCGTGCTGGAGCTCGACGAGGACGCGCAGCCGCTGCGCGAGCGGGTCCGCGCCGAGATCGCCGAGCTGGCGGCGATCGAGGACAAGGACGCGCTGGCCGCCCGGATGGGCGACGAGGGCTGGACCGTCCCGCACTTCCCGAAGCCCTGGGGCCGCGAGGCCGGGCCGGTCGAGCAGATCCTCATCCAGCAGGAGCTGAAGGCCGCCAAGGTCAAGGCCCCGAACCTCGGGATCGGCGCGTGGCTGGTGCCCTCCCTCGTCCGCTACGGGTCGGACGAGCAGAAGGAGCGCTTCCTGCGCCCGACGCTGCAGGGCAAGATCGTCTGGTGCCAGCTGTTCTCCGAGCCGGGCGCGGGCTCCGACCTGGCGTCGCTGTCGATGAAGGCCGAGCGGGTCGAGGGCGGCTGGAAACTCACCGGGCAGAAGATCTGGACGTCGCTCGCCCAGCACGCCCAGTGGGGCTTCTGCATCGCCCGCACCGACGTCGACGCGCCCAAGCACGACGGGATCACCTACTTCCTCGTCGACATGAAGGCGGCGGGCGTCGACGTCCGGCCGCTGCGCGAGCTGACCGGTGACGCGCTGTTCAACGAGGTGTTCCTGGACGGCGTGTTCGTCCCGGACGAGCAGGTCGTCGGCGAGGTGGACCGGGGCTGGCAGGTCGCGCGCAACACCCTGTCCAACGAGCGGGTGTCGCTGTCGACCGGCGGCGGGCTCGGCATGGGCGTGCCCGAGCTGCTGCGGTTCTTCGCGAACCGGGAGCCCGACGCCGTCGCCGCGGCCGAGGTCGGCAGGCTCGTCGCGCAGGGCCAGTCGATCGACCTGCTCGGCCTGCGCACCACGCTCAAGCAGCTGAACGGCGTGGAGCCGGGCGCGGAGGCCAGCGTCCGCAAGCTCCTCGGCGTCCAGTTCAACCAGGACGTCGCCGACTACTGCTGGGCGGCGCAGGGCACGGCCGCCGCGACCGAGGTCCCGATGGCCGAGAGCGGCATCGTGGGGCGCGCCATGCTGTTCAGCCGCGCGATGACCATCTACGGCGGGACGACCGAGGTGCAGCTCAACATCATCGGCGAGCGCATCCTCGGCCTGCCCCGCGACGCCGAGCCCGGCAGGTAG
- a CDS encoding TerC family protein, translating into MSPLVWGLTLAGILAVIAADLFLIHRNDTREFTTRRAAFWSTIYIGLAVAFGVGVWIFAGGRYAGEYFGGFVTEKSLSVDNLFVFMVILARFAVPKQAQHTVLMAGIVIALLLRGLFIAVGAAAISTFTWVFFLFGAFLIWTAIGLVRGDDEDEFKENALLRWAKRVIPTSDEYDGARFTTRRGGRRLITPMAIVMIAIGSTDVLFALDSIPAIFGLTTEPYLVFTANAFALMGLVQLYFLLGGLTDRLVYLAHGLAFILGFIGVKLIFHALHEYGVAWAPEIPIWLSLAVIAGTLTATTVASLAVGGGKAAKAGEGAPEVAAETGEAERDAAATRES; encoded by the coding sequence GTGTCCCCCCTGGTGTGGGGCCTCACCCTCGCAGGCATCCTCGCCGTCATCGCCGCCGACCTGTTCCTGATCCACCGCAACGACACGCGGGAGTTCACCACCCGCAGGGCCGCGTTTTGGTCCACGATCTACATCGGCCTCGCCGTGGCGTTCGGCGTCGGCGTCTGGATCTTCGCCGGCGGCCGGTACGCCGGAGAGTACTTCGGCGGGTTCGTCACCGAGAAGAGCCTCAGCGTCGACAACCTGTTCGTCTTCATGGTGATCCTCGCCCGGTTCGCGGTGCCGAAGCAGGCCCAGCACACCGTGCTGATGGCGGGCATCGTGATCGCGCTGCTGCTGCGCGGCCTGTTCATCGCGGTGGGCGCCGCCGCGATCTCCACCTTCACCTGGGTGTTCTTCCTCTTCGGCGCGTTCCTCATCTGGACCGCGATCGGGCTGGTGCGCGGCGACGACGAGGACGAGTTCAAGGAGAACGCGCTGCTGCGGTGGGCCAAGCGCGTCATCCCGACCTCCGACGAGTACGACGGCGCCCGGTTCACCACCCGGCGGGGCGGCCGGCGGCTGATCACCCCGATGGCCATCGTCATGATCGCGATCGGCTCCACCGACGTGCTGTTCGCGCTCGACTCGATCCCGGCGATCTTCGGGCTGACCACCGAGCCGTACCTGGTGTTCACGGCCAACGCGTTCGCGCTGATGGGCCTCGTCCAGCTGTACTTCCTGCTCGGCGGGCTCACCGACCGGCTGGTCTACCTCGCGCACGGGCTGGCGTTCATCCTCGGCTTCATCGGGGTCAAGCTGATCTTCCACGCGCTGCACGAGTACGGTGTCGCCTGGGCACCGGAGATCCCGATCTGGCTGTCCCTCGCGGTGATCGCCGGGACGCTCACCGCCACCACCGTGGCGAGCCTCGCGGTCGGCGGCGGCAAGGCAGCCAAGGCCGGCGAGGGCGCGCCGGAGGTGGCGGCGGAAACCGGCGAGGCGGAGCGGGACGCCGCCGCGACACGCGAGAGCTGA